In Topomyia yanbarensis strain Yona2022 chromosome 2, ASM3024719v1, whole genome shotgun sequence, one DNA window encodes the following:
- the LOC131678352 gene encoding uncharacterized protein LOC131678352 — MEIQFERFEQQLGFHLANFSGVRVRKFNRTTSILDGDGEIFVDVTDEYQIMLTMALSSLGNNQWNEYPVKIAKSRMCSFLNNQYKEYQEYFVESTSFPRVGDDWVCPFPKGRHWVRDFAIEGSWVPDFVPSGYWRYTISIFDARDEIVVNLIVYMKMKQGYV, encoded by the coding sequence ATGGAGATTCAGTTTGAACGGTTCGAGCAGCAGTTGGgttttcatttggcaaacttttCCGGCGTTCGAGTACGCAAGTTCAATCGGACCACCTCGATACTGGACGGAGACGGTGAAATCTTTGTGGACGTTACCGATGAGTACCAAATAATGCTGACCATGGCACTCAGCTCCCTAGGCAATAACCAGTGGAACGAGTATCCCGTGAAGATCGCCAAGAGCAGGATGTGCAGTTTTCTTAACAACCAATACAAGGAATACCAGGAGTATTTCGTTGAGAGCACCAGTTTTCCGCGCGTTGGAGATGACTGGGTATGTCCCTTTCCGAAGGGACGCCACTGGGTGCGGGATTTTGCAATCGAAGGGTCCTGGGTACCGGATTTTGTTCCATCTGGATATTGGAGGTATACGATTTCGATATTTGATGCCCGTGATGAAATTGTAGTTAACCTCATTGTGTATATGAAGATGAAGCAAGGCTACGTGTGA